The nucleotide window ATTTTATTATCTTTGTGTGTATCAATTCTTAAATGACTGATTTTCGATTCACAAAATGTGATAATCTCATTAAAAATTCCTTTTGATTTCCCGTTACTTGCAACCCGATGAACGGTTCCGTATTTTTCATATGAAAGCCATTCACCGTTTTTTATTATGGAATAAGTAGGATCATTTCCTATTATAAATGCAAATACTCCGCAAATAAAACCTGATTTTTCAATAATATAAAGTTGCTTCTTTTCTATATCTTCTTTGATTAAACTTTCAGGC belongs to Pseudoleptotrichia goodfellowii and includes:
- a CDS encoding acetyltransferase, translating into MSTPNIRNADLSDLKEIMDIYEYARKFMKQTGNRNQWVNKFPPESLIKEDIEKKQLYIIEKSGFICGVFAFIIGNDPTYSIIKNGEWLSYEKYGTVHRVASNGKSKGIFNEIITFCESKISHLRIDTHKDNKIMQHLIEKNGFYKCGIIYVTDGTPRFVYEKI